gttccagttccagttgctGGTCCACTGCCCGCTACGCGCTGTTTGCTGCGTTCGATGCGCATGAGCAGCGCCTTGTTGAGGCGCGTGTTGCTCAGCGGCACCGTAGAGTCCGCTTGCTGTGCCGCCGACTGCTGCTCCATGTCGTCGTCCTCATCGCCGCTGGAGTAGTAGGGACCTGTGGTACCCAGCTCGTCCTCATCATTTATATAGTACTGTAGCTCGTTGTCGTAGTCGCTGTACGACTGCtcaaagttgttgctgctggcggaTTTCTttaactgcagctgcagctgcagctgttgctgcggcaTGGGCCGTGCCGCGGGCGGCGTGTACAGATTCTGAAAGTTGGGACGCGCCCGTCGCACAGACTGCAGcggtcgctgctgctgctggaaggAGCTGGATCGACGCAGTGGCGATATGGAGCCAGATACGCCGCACATCGAAGACGGCAGCTCATGGCCGTGCTCGTGCTCCACATCGTCCAGCGAGTTCTTGCGTCGATGCAGCTGCTTCAGCAAATACTCGCCGCTGGTCAACAGCTGAAGCTGGGCCTCGTTGATGCTGCTGGTCATGAGTGCACGATGCAGCGGCGATCGATGATAGCCCGTTTCCAGGCTGTGCTGTGGACTGCACTGTGCCGCCGGCGACTTAACCGAGCTGCGACGCGACGACGGTGTCTGCGAGGGCAGCTGCTCCATGGCCGGCCTGGAGCGGCTGGCACTGCGCGCACGTCCCAGCGTGTGCAGCGGCGAGGGTATTTTACTGGGGCTCTTCGGTGGCTTATATGGCTCGCCACCCACCTGGCCAGCATGGCTGCACAGCGCCGGATCGCTCGCGTAGTCACAGTCGCCCAGCAGTCGATAACGCTCGGCCAGGTTGCGATTGAGTTTGGCAGCCGCCGCATATtgacgctgctgctgattgtaCAGGCTGAGACTGTCATCCGTCAGCGAGTCCGCGCCTGTGTCCGAGCAGTTGTAGCTGCGTGTCATCAACTGCAGCAGACCGAGGAGGGGGAGATGGGATTAGTTACggacatatacacatatatgtcaTTATGATCTCTGCTCACCTGtgcctgcgcctgctgctgctttctcCGGCTGGCGGAACTGCTGCTCACATCCTGCGCCAGGCTGCGGGCACGCGCATTGCGCGCCCACTCCTGTATCCAGTCCTGCTTGGTCGGCGCCGACTGCAGCAGTGCTGCCTCTGTGGGCGTCGTTGGCGTCTCGGGCAGTTGATGCAGCTGTTCCTtcagctgatgctgctgctgctgtgtgttgCTGGTGGTGAACACATTCAGGCGGTACTCGGCCTTCTGGCGATCTGTAGCGCTGCCGGCCATGGCCTGCGCATGACGCAACTTCGCCTCGTTGCTGACGTACTCGGAGCTGTCGATCTGCGAGGTGGACAGACTGTGCGAGTGGCGCGTCAGCTTGGGATGCGTGTCGAGGGCACGCTGCTTGGCCAGCACACCGCTCGTGGTGACGCTGGTGAAGCAGCCCACATCGGCGGCCGGCGATCGAGGCGACGACGGCGTTGGAGGCGTTTGAGGCGGCCGCAGCACACGCGACTTGAGCTGCTCCAAATAGGCGCCCGTCGCATTGGCATTGGTGCTGCTGCccttctgctcctgctgcgGCGTCTCGTGGTAGTAGTTTACTTCGAGCACATTGCTGGGACGGCTGGGCTTCAGCGCCAGCTGCTTGGGTCGCAGCTTGGCCgcggcagctgccgcagccgcgGCTGCATTCCGATCGATGTTCATGAGATCCTTCTGCTCCTCTGTGTAGTTATCGCCATCTAGAGTGTAGGTGCCCGCCTCGCTGACCGCGTCCTCCTCCCCCGCCGCTGCCTTCATGTCGTCCAGTGGCGGATGCGGACACAGCAGCTCCACCTGCTGCAGCGCCATTTGCATGGCCGTCGAGCGCGGCGTGAACTGTGTGGTGCGATTCGCCAGCAGATTGGCAGCGCCCTTCGGCGGCGCCGCTGGCTGTGTGGACTTTGGCTTTTGGTTGGACGCGCGGCCAGCGGCTGGCTCTGTTGTGGCCGAGCTGCGCGGCGACCAGCTGTGCCGCTTGGAGGCGTCTCTTACACGCGAGGCACTGCGCTCGCGCACACGCAACTTCACGGCGGGCGTTTCGGCCGTGGGCGTGGCCGCCGTCATTGAAGCATCATCATCGGCAACGCTGCTGGCGTCAAGGCTGCTGCGCTGCGAGTGGCGCCCGTTGCCACTGGTCGCCGTGCTGCCGTGCTCGCTCTCCAGCTTGGACATGGAGGCGCCGCGCCTGTGGCGACTCTGAAAGCGCTCCATCATGTTCTTATAGCGTGCGGCCTGCGCTGCCGCGTCGTTCTCCGAGGCGTCAAAGTGGTCAATGGTGAAGGCCAGCGATTGCTTTGTTGCCGTTGAATTCGATGCCGTCGACTCGTCCTCCGCATCCTCCGCAGCGGAGATCTCTTTGTTgccgacgctgctgctgctgcagctgttctGTTGGTGATTCGCTCGGCTCAGCACAGCCGCTGCAATGGAACACAGCcagcaaaaatatacaattaaattaacatttatataCAGTTACAATTACGATCCATTTAATCGGTGAAAACGACTCCAGCTCGGCAGAGAGAATTCGGTTCACCGCAGCAACTGAAGCGAACGAGCGAATAGCAAGTGCCGCACGCGGCCGGTTCAGCCAGCATGCGGGCAATTGGGCGCCTCTTAGTCGCACGTAAATTAAATGGAATCAAAGCACTCAACAGAAATGACTCTTAGTTTAAAGCAGCCCTAATTCACATGgttaaaacgaaaataaattgcCTTGCGTCTGGCTCAGACTCTTGCAATTTAAAACGAAAATCACTTATGTCTCACATCACACTCCCAATTCCCCCCAAATCAAAAAATATGCTTTCGACAGCTGGTCGAAATGGATTCATTAAAATGCTATCAACTATATGCTTCGctgaattaattaaaaatagaaatttagaaatatttacatttgtgtAGAAATGTTTGATTTATAGTTACAGAACACGTTTTTCTAACTtcttcaattaaatatttaaatgtgaaacaaataaaaatgcaataaaatgagAATATTATGATAAAATAACCAAAGGTTCAATGCTCCTTACAAATTTATCATAAAACGTAGGCACATAGAATGAAAGATCTTCCGCAAAAGGTTATGTCAAGTATATCCAATAGTTATGGTAAAACCCACAAtagacattttcttttttctttcttttgctgACCATGGTCAACCTTTTGCAAGTGACGCCCACCTGCAACGTGGCAATTCCCCCACTGCTTCCGCCAGAAAATTTCTATACATTTCCGTGGCAAAGCGGCagccaaaagaaaagcaaacaatttgcttTCAAGTCTGCGAAACAAACAGAGACGCAACGGGATGGGATGGGAGTGGAATAGGCATACAATTTAGCGGGCCGCTCTACGAGCGTATACGTGATCCACGGCTGGAGAGGTAGATGGGGGCATGTCTACTTATAAGTTTTATGGGGGCGAGCAGTGCATCAAATGAAGGTTAGAGTTCGTTGCTTTCGgtcaattgtgtgtgtgtgtgtgtgtgtgagtgtgtgtgtgtgtggggaaGGGCAACAATTTTTTACGCTCCGCCTAGCGCGCGCTGGCCATTGAAGTTTTGGACGCACGTGTCTTCCGTTCCGCCGTGCAAGTTCTCGACCTGCCTTTCAAAGATGACCAAATTAACGAACGATTTCACTTTTGGCCGAAATCAATTTATTTCCAGATTAATTATTCTATTAAGTTGCGAGCTTGCAGTGGAACAGGAAGCACAAGACAAATGCGGCAAGTATTGGTCTGGCTTTAAATTCATTAATtgtattataaataaagttataATTAAGGAAattactcaaaaaaaaaaattggaaattcgagcaattaaatatttagaatGACAGCTGTTTAACAAGACTAAACAGCAAAACTCAATATAAACTCTATACGAAAGCACGAGCGAAATCAGACTCGAATCGAGCTTATTATTAGTCATCTTAGTCTAACCGAAAAAGCGCATAGTCTGATATGAACGAGACATGATATcctctatatatacacaacaGTTTGTGCTGACGGACTTACTGAACCGTAGCTGAAATTGGCGCTGACCAATTCACCAGCAAGTGCGGAAAACGCGCGGAAAACGTTCGTATAAAACGAATTTCTTGGACAAACCGATCGACTTTATCACTGCTCggctataaatatattaataatattaatatatacatacactaTCAGCTCAACGCCAGACGGCTCGATAATTTCACAAAGGTCGTTCACCTCTTGGAACTCTTCAGACTGTGGCAGCAAGCGAAAGGACTAGGTTGGCTTCTAAACAGTCAGGAAAGTGTCGCCTACTTCGACAAGCTGTGAAATACTGTgctggttgttgctgttaagaTTTGATCAGCTCGCGTCCAATGGCCGAGCCGATGACCTCAATCCGATGACAATTGATGATCGAATGGGTGCTTTctctgctgctgtcgccgtgtttaaaaatatgcatataatcatatttaaatgtatgcaaaacCGCAAGTGTTGAGCGTTTAGATATTTCTTGAGTGAAACGTGAAATTAAGAGCTGCCAAAATAGCACAAAGGCGATTTGAAGAGTTTTCAAGTTGAGCGATGACGCAAGACGCGCTTACTAATCGTCCAATTCAATTGGCAGTCCAATTGAAACCTGTTACCAATTAATTGCTgtgaaaaaactaaaacaatgTTAAAATTGCTATCGATTTGCTGTTACCATTGTAGCCATTGTAGCAACACTTTTGAAGGCTTTTTAAGTCAtacaaaaatggaaaacagCAGGCGGCGGCCCTTTAGTTTTGTGCTCTTGACTTTCCAAAAagtcaaaaaagaaaataacagccaaaagttgcaacaacaaaattgccCTAAATGGTAATGGCAgtaacaacattttgtttatttattgcaaaaagtaaaagcgagcataacaataaaaattatttagaaaaaaaaaaaactacaaattgccactcgacaacaacaacaaaaacgacaaaAAGCGCGCCTCGATTCACAATATTTTGGTCAGTGTAATTACGTTTAGTTGTGGTaaatggacacacacacatatttgtcTATGTAAGTACGTAGTACAGTGTACACTGTCGTACCACATTTCCTGACATCGATCGTTTTGTGAGGAGGCACAAATTTCTGTTCTAGTTTGCAACAAAATCACGTAATGCATCAACCAAATGATGGGGCtgcaattatttgcaatttctctaataccctgtaactgaTGCGGCATATGAGGCGTTTCTGCACAAAGCTCAATTGGCTCGCACCTCTACTTGCTAGTAAAAACCCTTAGATTCAGGcagaaaataatcaaattttagatatatttgaataatGACCCATATCGAACATTTTAAGGCTGATTCTCATTTATAGAAGGTTTTCTATATTTTCCACCAGAAATATAGATTAATGGGTATCATCAAGTCCATCAGTTTCTCGTATGTTGCACATAATAACTTGAATTAGACATCAATTGAAGTTAAACTCTGTAGTTCGTCACACTGGCTTTGGTACTGGGTCAATTGGCTTTCGGTAACCGATATCTGGGCTAAGTTCTGTTAAACAAGCTATCAATCGCATtcatacatttaatttaacaaaataaatatctggAATTATTGTATTTACATTTGCGCTCATGGCATGGATTTCGTTGTgcgaaaatgttgcaaaaacaaaacaaaacaaaacctgGGCCATATCGCAACTGGCTGCAATCGATCAGAGCTCGAGCTCGAGCTCGTTGAGTCACCCGTATTCGCGTTTTTGCGGGTGAATTGCGTGTGCTCGGCGTGAAAATGGCAGATAATGACAGCAACTGTTACGGATTGTGTAAGATTTGTCTGTCGttaaatacaagaaaaaacacaaaacgaGCAAAGTAAAGAAAAAGGTTATCTGCGTTATGCCAACAATTAAATACCCTCATAGATAGACACGGTAAATGCAACTTTATCAGAGCTTATCAAAAAGTCAACATTGGCTAAtcaaattaacttaattaaatatattaaagtatatcaaatgaagtgtattataaattgttttttaacgATATTTTAATGACTAATTGTTGGTCTTAAAGAGTAAAAGGGAAAGCAGAAACAGGCGCAACAAATAGGTTCACGAATTCATAATACCCTTTGCAAGGGCATGCCAAAGCTGATAAAAATTATGACAACATGGATTTTTAAGTGTCGCGAACTCAATTGGTTCGACTAGGGACTCGCTTTGTATCTGAGGCTGAAACACATAGCTTATGTCATGCAAGTTTCGCAGTTGGATTTGTTGCAACAAATCGCAGCCCACAAATTCCATAGAATCGAACagcaattgtttttgtttaaacaaatgcTAGAATTACAATCTCTGGAATTGTGTACTTTTGCCGGagcatatttttttgaaataattgcaatcacattttttcttttgattaaAGGGCAAAATATTCGatttgattttcaaaaaatgGGCAACATGCCAAaaagataaaataaatacttcaTATGCGGCCTTGTGCCCAAATTGATAATGTCTACGCACGCCTGATTAGATGTTCAGGTTcagtttatatacatatgtatgtacatatttgaaGGAGCTCTATTAGTTCATCTAACCAAAGGGAAAGTAGGAAAAATTCCCACTATTTTGCCAACAAATATGTCGATTTCTAATTTTTCAATTCTCAATTTACGAGTTCTAATAATATTTTCcgattgatatatatatatatatatgcaagtgTATTTATTTCAAAGATTTAGGGTCTTCGCCCCACTGTGCAACCGTTCATTATGTTCTTTCatgggtgtgtttgtgtgtgtgtgtgtgtgtgtgtgtgtttgtttgccaTGAATAgtgcaataaatatttgcgctAAAGCCGTGGCCAAAACTCGCCAAATAGcttcattaaaaattcaaattaaaagcaaaaaagcgAAAAAGATACAAGCAACAAgctgaaagcaacaacaataacaacagcaagctTATGAATAACCACtctcttgttattgttgttgtagcagctgcggtgctgctgctttttgtcAACTGCGACgtcaactgcgactgcgactgcaacgTCGACGGCGGCTTTATTCAATTTGCTCACCTTTTTCGGCTGGCGATGGCGGCGGCTTGCCAAGGCAGAACTTTGTGTTTGACTCATCGATGGCAGCGCCAAGTCCTACAAAGCTCGAcgcatgctgctgctgctgctgctgctgctgaagtcGCGGCGAGAGTGAGCttggcgtcgctgctgctgccgctgccgctgccgctgccgctgcctcctTGTCGTTTATGATCTCGGCAATCTTCTTGATGTTCTCAGGCGTCGTGTCGGCTTTCTCGCGCCCATCcaagctgttgttgtcgtcctCTTCGTAAGCACTGTTattatggttgttgttgtggctggaCATTTGCTTGTTGAGCTGCACCACAGCAGTTGCGCCGACTGCAGACGCTGgcgttgcggctgctgctggcggttCGCCTCCTGcatttcttgctgctgctgttgttgttgttgttgttgtggctgccgccgttgccgttgtGTCATTTGCGTATGATGTCATATTAATACGGATTTGGGAGTTCTTGTTTGTGGCCTCGGACTACACCTATTTCACTCTCTTTCATTCACTTcttaattagttaattaattaacgaGCACGTCATTTTGGCCAACCGAGCTGCTCACTCGACTACAATATCTACTACTATTTTGTCGCTACGCTTTTCACCGCTGCCGCTAGCGTTTCTGCGTACGCAAATTCCTGCACGCCTACGTCGAATAaaagaaatgttaaaaattacataaagaAATCaagaacacacgcacaaaacaGACATAGCaatacacacagacatacacacacacatacgcacacaaacacatttgcgcacacatacaaacaacgCACACAGAACCGTCTAGTGTTAATGACCATGCGACGACATATTCAATTGTTCTGGCCGCGCTCtcagttgccgctgctgctggtgccttTGGATTTCTGATTGGACAAGCATGCATGGAATACAATTTCGAGCACTTCCACTTCTACACGTAAAAATAGCCAAGTCAGTCGCCGTTTTGCCTTTTCAaggttgcttttgttgttaatcGAATTTTAGCCATTCcgttgttgtatttttatatttttacattgAACATTTTTGGAAACAGCagccgacacacacacacacacacacacactcacgcaaaAGCATAcaaccaaacacacacatttacgtTCAAGGGCGCCGTCCGCTGAGACTGGTTCACTGCACTTGCGCTTGCACTTGCACTTGCATTTGCTGTTCACTTTTCGTAGTCACTTTTGATAATGAACTCTTTCTTTACATATCTTTAGCTGTGTTCTCACTGTttcttattataatttcttaACACGCGCTGCCGTTTGCTCCTAGCCGAACGCAATCCAAACGCTTACTCACGCCAGTTCAGACACAGTTAAGACTGAAAGAGTCGATAGTCGCCAGTGTGTTTTGGCCAAAAGTGACGTATGGCAACGGGTtgtgagagagacagagagtgaacgaaaacaacaaaacagctgCTGCGCGCTCACTTAACCGGAGTTGCCGTTGTAGAGAGAGCCGCGCAGGGTTGTCGAGTTTCAACACATATGTGTATAGTTCACGGAACTAGTGAAAAGTAGCAGTTCGAAAGCATGTAAATGATGCATGACTGTTTGAATTAAGAAATCCCTTTAGTAAATATTGAAAAGTGCTTGTCCGTAAATTTAACCATAAACTTGATGGCTTTCTTATATACTACTCACAAACTAAAAGCAATATGTGAAGATCTTAAGAACGCTATTTAAATGAAGCATTCCAGTGTTTTGATATGTGGCAACGCTCTGTGCATAACGGCGCGCacacaatttgtttgctttcgcTTTCGCTCTCGCTCTGGCCCTCGCTCTGGCTCTCGCTCACCACCCTAAAACCGAACTCTCGGAACAAACAATTGATGACGCATTGATTGTTTTGGCTACAAACTGGCAACTGAAGAAGCTAATAATCCACTGATAATTACACCCGAAGGCGACTACGCAACGCACAAGACACAAATCAACGTTAATTAGCCATGCACAACAAATGAGCGCCTCGAAATTCACGCCTGAATAAGCACGATTTATTCGGTCGCAGGCAGTGCATACGACAGGTGGCCTTCGCGTGCCATTGCTCTGCCTATTTTTATAGCGAAATTTGTATGCGCACAGTTACAGTTAGAATtgccataaataaacaacactTTGCTTAttaacaacagctgcagctggacagTTGGACAATTGACAGACGTCAACATAAACAATTGCCGCATAAATGATAAGAGCGCATttaacacacccacacaaataCACTCTCGCTCTTTGGCTCGCGCACGCTCTGCTCTCTCAGCATTTTTGTATTGGCATTTTTGCTGCCCCTACACTTGTTCAGCATCAAATACTTATTCTATTTCTTTGTGTACTAATTGCTTGTTTAATGCACTTTTCATTAGTCAACTGCCGTAGTTAGAGCTATTAAACACAATTCACACAATTTTTGTAGTTAAATAAAAGGATTTACTAGTTGTAATGTGCAGGGATAAGCCAGCGCTAGGATTTGCAGCTTTTCGCGTTTGTTGTGCCAATCAGACTAGAGACGGCAGTATGATGTGCGATATATTGGCTGTGACGATGAACAGTGTGACCAGCCACATTAAGAGAGAATATACCAATAACTGTGGCCGCAAATGGGCGCGAAAAATTAGTTAATTCAAATAACGAACTAGCGAAATTTGTACatctatattatttattaaaatatctaaatatctctctatatatttgttaatatatGAGTTTACAGTTAAACTTCAGCTATAGTTATCTTAAAAGTCCAGGCATAATCGAGTCCCCGCTTATCAATATGATGTTTGGGTGGGAATAGGATGTGCAATTTGTTGTGGTTTGCCGTCCACTgtgaaaaaccaaagttgGCTAAgattagaaaataaaatcgAGGGCTTATCACGGCTACTCACGGCTATCTTCGTGTCCTCCATGCCCAGCATAGTAATCTGGGTGGTCGCCTTCGTTAAGACATCGCTATCCATGCCCAAGTCCAGGCCCGTGAGCAAAACATTGCGAAAGACATTGATATCCTTGCCAAGCGGATAGATGTCCAGCTCGTTTGTGTCGTACGGATATTCCAGCACAAATGCATAGATAACGGTGCTGACATCATCCGACTCCTTGCCCCGGGTGTACCACACGTGCGGCGTCTGGGTATCGTTCTGATAGATCCACGGCGTGCTGCCATAGATGCCCGCCCCATTGACCTTCAGCCAGCGGCCCATGTCCCGCAGTCGCTCCTCGAAAATGGGCAGTATGGTGCCGTATTTGGTGGGACCCACATTGATCAGGACATTGCCGTTGCAGCTGACCGTGCTCACAATTTCTGCAAGGCCAATTTCAATAAGAGTAGCCTGAATAAATCGAATTTAAGCATATAGGTATATACCCCTGATGACATCTTTGGAGCTCATGAAATCCGACAGGCTGACATCGAAGCGCTGGCCCCAGCTGGTGCGATCCAGGGTGAATGCGTTCTCCCATTTGTGGGCCTGCAGCACGCCCGGATTAAAGCGATCCGCGCAATTGTAAAAGTCGCCGTGCAAGCAGGCGGTGCCGAAGCCCCAGCGATCATTGGTCACCACAGTCTCCCGCACGGGACTGTCATTGTAGAGCCAGGCGATGAACTCCTCCGATTTCCAGTACTTGGCCGGCGCCTCCCAATCGCCGTCCGACCAAATGATGTCCGGCAAATACTGCTGCACCAGCTCCATCTGCTCGGGCCGCACCTTGTAGTCCACGaagtgctgctgcagcagcagatgcagcTTGTCGTCGATCCACAAGCGATTGAACCACTCGAACAGCGAGTAATACAGGCCAAATCGAAGATCCGTAACGCTGCGCACCGCCGCCGCTAGCTCCTCTGTGGAGAATATACGAGCCTCGATCAGCCAGAGAGAGATTACAAAGACAGAGCTGACCTACTGATT
The sequence above is a segment of the Drosophila virilis strain 15010-1051.87 chromosome 3, Dvir_AGI_RSII-ME, whole genome shotgun sequence genome. Coding sequences within it:
- the Fuca gene encoding putative alpha-L-fucosidase isoform X1; amino-acid sequence: MERYGLLALAVLAACAVHGAGGQSPPGHRTRYEPNWASLDQRPLPRWYDEAKVGIFLHYGVYSVPSFGSEWFWTNWINLRNPDYIRFMERNYKPDFTYQQFADQFTAELFNATQWALLFRDSGARYVVLTSKHHDGYTLWPSKQSFGWNAVDVGPKRDIIKELAAAVRSVTDLRFGLYYSLFEWFNRLWIDDKLHLLLQQHFVDYKVRPEQMELVQQYLPDIIWSDGDWEAPAKYWKSEEFIAWLYNDSPVRETVVTNDRWGFGTACLHGDFYNCADRFNPGVLQAHKWENAFTLDRTSWGQRFDVSLSDFMSSKDVIREIVSTVSCNGNVLINVGPTKYGTILPIFEERLRDMGRWLKVNGAGIYGSTPWIYQNDTQTPHVWYTRGKESDDVSTVIYAFVLEYPYDTNELDIYPLGKDINVFRNVLLTGLDLGMDSDVLTKATTQITMLGMEDTKIAWTANHNKLHILFPPKHHIDKRGLDYAWTFKITIAEV
- the Fuca gene encoding putative alpha-L-fucosidase isoform X2, with product MERNYKPDFTYQQFADQFTAELFNATQWALLFRDSGARYVVLTSKHHDGYTLWPSKQSFGWNAVDVGPKRDIIKELAAAVRSVTDLRFGLYYSLFEWFNRLWIDDKLHLLLQQHFVDYKVRPEQMELVQQYLPDIIWSDGDWEAPAKYWKSEEFIAWLYNDSPVRETVVTNDRWGFGTACLHGDFYNCADRFNPGVLQAHKWENAFTLDRTSWGQRFDVSLSDFMSSKDVIREIVSTVSCNGNVLINVGPTKYGTILPIFEERLRDMGRWLKVNGAGIYGSTPWIYQNDTQTPHVWYTRGKESDDVSTVIYAFVLEYPYDTNELDIYPLGKDINVFRNVLLTGLDLGMDSDVLTKATTQITMLGMEDTKIAPTLVFHSGRQTTTNCTSYSHPNIILISGDSIMPGLLR